A single genomic interval of Thermodesulfobacteriota bacterium harbors:
- the trpE gene encoding anthranilate synthase component I, producing MYSPTFEQFKQLAQQGNLIPVYRDILADMETPLSIYRKLEEGKYSFLLESMEGGEKWGRYSFIGLNPSVIVRARGDRLERLDAAGEVHAETGNPILFLRKVLSAYKPVIFDGLPRFFGGAVGYLGYDTVRFVEAIPETNPDVLGFYDMVFVICDQILIYDTFNQSLRVITNVHIKEGDDLQSLYDQAIAGIDGIVDRLRRAPVSQPEDIPQDDLPVSANMPPEDFKRMVGKAKEYIRAGDIIQVVLAQRFQTTWQGDPFSVYRALRKINPSPYLFYLRFDDEYLIGSSPEVLVRLENRKIEVRPIAGTRPRGTNEEEDRRLEQELLNDPKERAEHIMLVDLGRNDVGRVAGYGSVEVNELMAIERYSHVMHIVSNVRGLLKEGKDAFDVFSATFPAGTVSGAPKVRAMEIIEELEPDRRGPYAGAVGYFSFSGNMDLCIAIRTLLIKNGRISVQAGAGIVADSDPDKEYQETVNKARGMLRAIEWAKKGLE from the coding sequence ATGTATTCACCAACCTTCGAACAATTTAAGCAACTCGCTCAGCAAGGGAATCTCATCCCGGTCTATCGGGACATCCTTGCGGATATGGAGACCCCTCTTTCCATTTACCGTAAGCTGGAAGAGGGAAAATATTCCTTTCTCCTGGAGAGCATGGAGGGCGGGGAAAAATGGGGGCGGTATAGCTTTATTGGCCTAAACCCCTCGGTCATAGTCCGGGCCAGGGGCGACAGATTGGAACGACTCGACGCCGCCGGTGAGGTCCATGCTGAAACCGGGAACCCCATCCTGTTCCTGCGAAAGGTCTTGTCGGCTTACAAGCCCGTGATATTTGACGGGCTGCCCCGTTTTTTTGGCGGTGCCGTGGGTTACCTAGGTTATGACACCGTGCGTTTTGTAGAGGCCATCCCGGAGACAAATCCGGATGTACTCGGTTTCTACGATATGGTCTTTGTAATCTGTGACCAGATCCTCATCTACGACACCTTCAACCAGTCTCTTAGGGTCATAACGAATGTGCACATCAAGGAAGGCGATGATCTGCAATCGCTTTATGATCAGGCCATAGCCGGAATAGACGGCATTGTTGACAGACTGCGCAGGGCACCGGTTTCGCAGCCGGAGGATATTCCTCAGGATGATCTTCCGGTATCGGCCAACATGCCGCCTGAGGACTTTAAGCGTATGGTCGGAAAGGCCAAGGAGTATATCCGGGCGGGAGACATCATTCAGGTGGTGTTGGCCCAGCGCTTTCAGACGACGTGGCAAGGAGATCCCTTTTCGGTTTATCGGGCGTTGCGTAAGATAAATCCCTCGCCGTACCTCTTTTACCTCCGTTTTGATGACGAATATCTGATCGGTTCTTCACCGGAGGTCCTGGTACGGCTGGAGAACCGGAAAATAGAAGTCCGGCCCATTGCCGGGACGCGGCCCCGCGGGACAAACGAGGAGGAAGATCGCAGGCTGGAACAAGAACTCCTGAACGATCCCAAGGAACGGGCCGAGCATATAATGCTGGTTGACCTGGGGCGAAATGATGTGGGCCGGGTAGCCGGATACGGCAGCGTAGAAGTAAACGAACTGATGGCTATTGAACGGTATTCACACGTCATGCATATAGTTTCCAATGTGCGCGGCCTGTTAAAAGAAGGCAAGGATGCCTTTGACGTTTTCTCCGCTACGTTTCCGGCCGGCACGGTAAGCGGCGCCCCAAAGGTGCGGGCCATGGAGATCATTGAAGAACTGGAGCCTGACCGCCGCGGGCCGTACGCCGGTGCGGTTGGTTATTTCAGCTTTTCCGGCAACATGGACCTGTGTATCGCCATCCGCACGCTGCTCATTAAAAATGGACGGATAAGTGTCCAGGCCGGGGCGGGGATCGTAGCTGATTCCGATCCGGATAAGGAATATCAGGAGACGGTAAACAAGGCGCGCGGTATGCTGAGGGCTATCGAATGGGCAAAAAAGGGATTGGAATAG
- a CDS encoding aminodeoxychorismate/anthranilate synthase component II, translating to MIFVLDNYDSFTYNLVQAFGEMGEDLTVERNDKISLEGIEGLSPSHLVISPGPCSPEEAGISVAAIRHFAGRLPILGVCLGHQSIGAAFGGRIERAERLMHGKTSLIYHDGKTIFEGLPLPFEATRYHSLIVEKESLPDCLEITAWTEEGEIMGLRHKELIIEGVQFHPESILTREGPRLLKNFTRLSGGRR from the coding sequence ATGATATTCGTCCTCGATAATTACGATTCCTTTACTTATAATCTCGTCCAGGCCTTTGGCGAGATGGGCGAAGACCTGACCGTGGAACGCAATGATAAGATCAGCCTCGAGGGGATTGAAGGACTTTCTCCCTCACACCTGGTCATCTCTCCCGGGCCGTGTTCCCCGGAAGAGGCGGGCATTTCCGTGGCGGCTATCAGGCATTTTGCCGGCCGGCTGCCCATACTCGGGGTCTGCCTGGGGCATCAGTCCATAGGCGCGGCCTTTGGCGGCCGCATAGAGCGCGCCGAAAGGCTAATGCATGGCAAGACCTCCCTGATTTATCACGATGGTAAAACGATTTTTGAGGGGCTGCCGCTGCCCTTTGAGGCCACCCGCTATCACTCGCTTATTGTAGAGAAAGAGTCCCTGCCCGATTGTCTGGAGATAACCGCCTGGACCGAAGAGGGAGAAATCATGGGTCTTCGGCACAAAGAGCTTATCATAGAGGGGGTACAATTCCACCCCGAATCAATCCTGACCAGAGAGGGACCGAGGCTCCTGAAGAATTTTACAAGACTGTCCGGGGGGAGGAGATGA
- the trpD gene encoding anthranilate phosphoribosyltransferase encodes MIKEALARVVNRQDLSEEEMTAVMEEIMSGSCTPAQIGAFITALRMKGESVAEITGAARVMREKATQIKVEAEIVVDIVGTGGDASNTFNVSTTAAFVIAASGVKVAKHGNRAVSSRCGSADVLEALGANLDLSPSLVAACIGKIGFGFLFAPKLHLAMKHAIVPRREIGLRTIFNILGPLTNPAGANVQVLGVYDGSLANTLASVLKNLGCKAAMVVFGEGGYDELSIVGPTRVSELKGGAVRDYVVQPDDFGLKRAAPAEIIGGDAAKNAQIVRSIFAGEKGACRDMVVLNAAAALAISGKARDMSEGVRVAEELIDSGAAGKKLEEYITFSRKAA; translated from the coding sequence GTGATCAAGGAAGCGCTGGCCCGGGTAGTTAATCGTCAGGACTTAAGCGAAGAGGAAATGACGGCGGTTATGGAAGAGATTATGAGCGGTAGTTGTACACCGGCCCAGATAGGCGCCTTTATCACGGCGCTCCGCATGAAGGGTGAATCCGTGGCGGAGATAACCGGAGCAGCCCGCGTAATGCGGGAAAAAGCCACTCAGATTAAGGTTGAGGCAGAGATAGTGGTGGATATCGTCGGCACCGGCGGTGACGCCTCTAATACCTTCAATGTTTCTACAACCGCTGCCTTTGTAATAGCTGCATCGGGAGTGAAAGTGGCGAAACATGGAAATCGCGCGGTCTCATCCCGTTGTGGCAGTGCCGATGTCCTGGAGGCACTCGGGGCCAACTTAGACCTTTCACCTTCACTCGTGGCCGCCTGCATAGGTAAGATTGGTTTTGGCTTTCTTTTCGCTCCCAAATTACACCTAGCCATGAAACACGCCATCGTTCCCCGAAGGGAGATAGGACTGCGTACCATATTCAACATTCTCGGGCCTCTGACCAATCCGGCCGGGGCCAATGTTCAGGTCCTCGGGGTCTATGATGGCAGTCTGGCGAATACCTTGGCCTCGGTGCTGAAAAATCTGGGGTGCAAGGCGGCTATGGTGGTCTTTGGTGAAGGCGGGTATGACGAGCTGAGTATAGTTGGGCCTACCCGGGTAAGCGAACTCAAAGGAGGCGCTGTCCGCGATTACGTCGTGCAGCCGGATGATTTTGGCCTCAAAAGGGCTGCTCCGGCGGAGATTATTGGTGGCGATGCGGCAAAAAACGCACAGATTGTGCGTTCCATTTTTGCCGGTGAAAAAGGGGCCTGCCGGGATATGGTGGTTCTTAATGCGGCTGCCGCCTTGGCTATCAGCGGCAAGGCGAGAGACATGTCCGAAGGCGTAAGAGTGGCCGAGGAACTCATAGATAGCGGTGCAGCAGGCAAAAAGCTTGAGGAATACATCACGTTTTCCCGGAAAGCGGCATGA
- the trpC gene encoding indole-3-glycerol phosphate synthase TrpC, whose protein sequence is MILDKIVGHKRLEVARRKEEEPIPVLMQEIGRVAAPRSLSSALTTGGGINIIAEIKRVSPSAGMIAGNIDPSSVATEYEMGGAAAISVLTDREFFAGDIAFLSQVRRTVSLPVLRKDFLIDPYQVYEARAYGADAVLLIAVILGDRDLKALLDLTHRLGMEALVEVHDERELHRVLETGARVIGINNRNLKNFTVSLEATFNLCRKIPAGKIIVSESGIKTRSDIVRLEEAGIQAVLIGETLMRAPDRAKTIMELLGKSDQDKGVWYH, encoded by the coding sequence ATGATTTTAGATAAAATCGTTGGACATAAGAGGCTTGAGGTGGCCCGGCGCAAGGAGGAAGAACCCATTCCTGTCTTGATGCAGGAAATCGGTCGTGTGGCAGCGCCGCGTTCATTGAGCAGCGCCCTTACTACGGGCGGCGGAATAAATATTATTGCCGAGATAAAACGGGTGTCACCTTCTGCCGGCATGATAGCCGGAAATATAGACCCGTCGTCTGTCGCTACGGAATATGAAATGGGCGGAGCAGCGGCCATTTCGGTATTGACGGACAGGGAATTTTTTGCCGGTGACATCGCCTTCCTGTCCCAGGTCAGGCGGACGGTCTCGCTTCCCGTGCTTCGTAAGGATTTTCTCATAGACCCCTACCAGGTCTATGAGGCCAGGGCCTACGGGGCGGATGCCGTCCTGCTTATCGCCGTCATCCTGGGAGACAGGGATCTGAAGGCGCTTCTTGATTTGACGCATAGGCTGGGGATGGAGGCCCTGGTTGAGGTGCATGATGAGCGTGAACTCCATCGGGTGCTGGAGACCGGAGCCCGCGTGATCGGGATCAATAACCGGAATCTCAAAAACTTTACGGTATCGCTGGAAGCCACCTTTAACCTTTGCCGCAAGATACCGGCGGGGAAGATAATAGTCAGTGAGAGCGGGATCAAAACCCGTTCCGACATTGTCCGGCTGGAAGAGGCCGGAATACAGGCGGTCTTGATCGGCGAGACCTTGATGCGTGCCCCGGACAGGGCAAAAACGATTATGGAGCTGTTAGGAAAAAGTGATCAGGATAAAGGTGTGTGGTATCACTAA
- a CDS encoding phosphoribosylanthranilate isomerase, whose protein sequence is MIRIKVCGITNIEDALAAQALGADAIGLVFAKSPRRVEKERARKIIHALPPFVHLVGVFVDEEKGVVEEIADFCRLTVLQFHGAESPEYCAGFARPVIKAFRISQREDIERMEPYRGKVSAFLLDTYHPVLAGGTGQAFDWTMAKEAGKIGPVILAGGLNPDNVEAAIRAVRPYAVDVSSGVEMSPGKKDHDKIRLFIERAQAA, encoded by the coding sequence GTGATCAGGATAAAGGTGTGTGGTATCACTAATATTGAGGATGCGTTGGCGGCCCAGGCCCTTGGGGCAGACGCCATAGGGCTGGTATTTGCCAAAAGTCCCCGCCGGGTGGAGAAAGAACGGGCCCGGAAGATCATTCATGCCCTGCCTCCCTTTGTGCATTTGGTCGGGGTTTTTGTGGATGAAGAAAAGGGCGTGGTAGAGGAGATAGCTGATTTTTGCCGGTTGACGGTCTTGCAGTTCCATGGGGCAGAATCTCCTGAGTATTGTGCAGGATTTGCCCGTCCTGTAATTAAGGCATTTCGCATAAGTCAGAGAGAAGATATCGAACGTATGGAACCGTACCGGGGCAAGGTAAGCGCTTTTCTTTTAGACACTTATCACCCCGTGCTTGCCGGCGGTACCGGGCAGGCCTTTGATTGGACTATGGCTAAAGAGGCCGGAAAGATCGGGCCGGTTATCCTGGCCGGCGGCCTTAACCCGGATAATGTCGAGGCCGCCATCCGGGCTGTCAGACCCTATGCGGTTGATGTGAGCAGCGGCGTGGAGATGTCGCCGGGCAAGAAGGATCATGATAAGATACGGCTGTTTATAGAACGGGCGCAGGCTGCATAG
- the trpB gene encoding tryptophan synthase subunit beta → MLPDKRGHFGMFGGRFVPETLMPALMELEKKYHYYRKDRSFKEELRFYLTEYTGRPTPLYFCKRLTEKLKRARVYLKREDLTHTGAHKINNTLGQVLLARKMGKKRVIAETGAGQHGVATATAAALLGLECDVYMGAVDIKRQAMNVFRMQLLGAKVIPVEQGSKTLKDAINEAIRDWVTNVQNTHYVIGSVVGPHPYPMIVRDFQSVIGQETRRQILKKEGRLPDVIIACVGGGSNAMGIFYPFRSDPVRLIGVEAGGEGISSGLHSATLGAGGIGVLHGAMSYLLQTADGQIGDTHSIAAGLDYPGVGPEHAYYRHSKRTEYVSVTDAEALEGFKLLSETEGIIPALESAHAIAYAARIVPRLSRKDIVVINLSGRGDKDVETVAGLLAGGVA, encoded by the coding sequence ATGCTTCCAGACAAAAGAGGGCATTTTGGCATGTTTGGGGGACGTTTTGTCCCGGAAACATTGATGCCGGCCCTTATGGAACTCGAAAAAAAATATCACTACTACCGGAAAGACAGGTCCTTTAAGGAAGAGCTCCGCTTCTACCTTACGGAATACACGGGCAGGCCAACCCCGCTTTACTTCTGCAAGCGTCTTACGGAGAAACTAAAAAGGGCCAGGGTCTATTTAAAGCGGGAAGACTTGACCCACACCGGGGCACACAAGATAAATAATACCCTGGGCCAGGTCTTGCTGGCCAGGAAAATGGGCAAAAAGCGGGTTATTGCCGAGACCGGAGCCGGACAGCACGGCGTGGCCACGGCCACCGCTGCGGCCCTTTTGGGCCTGGAGTGCGATGTCTATATGGGCGCGGTGGACATCAAGAGACAGGCCATGAATGTCTTTCGTATGCAGCTCCTCGGGGCCAAGGTCATACCTGTGGAACAGGGCAGCAAGACACTGAAGGACGCTATTAACGAGGCTATCCGGGACTGGGTAACCAACGTGCAAAATACCCATTATGTGATCGGCTCGGTGGTGGGGCCGCATCCTTATCCCATGATAGTCCGTGACTTCCAATCGGTAATCGGTCAGGAGACGCGGCGGCAAATCCTAAAAAAAGAGGGACGCCTTCCCGATGTTATTATAGCCTGCGTGGGCGGCGGGAGTAATGCTATGGGCATCTTTTATCCCTTCCGAAGTGACCCGGTCCGCTTGATCGGCGTAGAGGCAGGTGGAGAGGGCATCTCCTCCGGCCTCCATTCGGCTACCCTTGGCGCCGGGGGCATCGGCGTTCTGCATGGGGCCATGAGCTACCTGCTTCAGACCGCGGATGGCCAGATCGGAGATACCCATTCCATAGCGGCCGGCTTGGACTATCCAGGCGTGGGGCCGGAACACGCCTATTATCGCCATAGCAAGCGGACGGAATACGTCTCGGTAACGGATGCTGAGGCATTGGAAGGCTTTAAGCTCCTCTCCGAGACCGAGGGGATTATCCCTGCCCTGGAGAGCGCACATGCCATTGCCTATGCCGCCAGGATAGTGCCCCGGTTATCGCGTAAGGATATAGTAGTCATCAACCTCTCCGGCCGGGGAGATAAAGATGTAGAGACCGTAGCCGGTCTTTTAGCAGGAGGTGTTGCATGA
- the trpA gene encoding tryptophan synthase subunit alpha, with translation MSRIAEVFAGRKKTKKAALIPFLTAGDPSLAHTAELVLEMERQGADLIELGVPFSDPLADGPTIQAASQRALTQGVRLEDVIGLVRNLRSKTRIPLVLMTYYNPVLQYGLKRTARKAAQAGVDGFIIPDLPPEEAEEWKKEADKAGLDTIFLLAPTSDLDRIKKVTRLSSGFIYYVSVTGITGVRKDLPGDLLAKLKLVKKHATVPVSVGFGISTPEQVAMLAPHADGIIVGSAIVNLIARHAEDPQLVPIVGRFVAHLKTGI, from the coding sequence ATGAGTCGCATTGCAGAGGTTTTTGCCGGCAGGAAAAAAACAAAAAAAGCCGCTCTTATCCCGTTCCTTACGGCCGGTGATCCATCTCTGGCCCATACCGCAGAACTGGTGTTGGAGATGGAACGGCAGGGGGCGGATCTAATTGAATTGGGTGTGCCTTTTTCCGATCCCTTAGCCGATGGGCCGACCATCCAGGCCGCCAGCCAGCGTGCCTTGACCCAGGGTGTACGCTTGGAGGACGTCATCGGCCTGGTTCGGAATCTTCGCAGCAAGACCCGGATCCCGCTCGTCCTGATGACTTATTACAATCCGGTCTTGCAGTATGGGTTGAAACGCACGGCCCGGAAAGCAGCTCAAGCCGGCGTGGATGGCTTTATCATCCCTGATCTTCCTCCCGAAGAAGCAGAAGAGTGGAAAAAAGAGGCAGACAAAGCCGGTCTGGACACCATTTTTCTCCTGGCTCCGACCAGTGACCTCGACCGGATTAAGAAGGTTACCCGCTTGAGCAGCGGTTTTATCTACTATGTCTCGGTTACCGGCATAACCGGCGTCAGGAAAGATCTGCCGGGCGATCTTCTGGCTAAATTAAAATTGGTCAAGAAACACGCTACCGTTCCTGTGTCTGTGGGATTTGGCATCTCCACACCGGAACAGGTGGCCATGCTGGCCCCGCATGCGGACGGCATCATCGTGGGCAGCGCCATTGTAAATCTTATAGCCAGACATGCTGAAGATCCGCAATTGGTGCCCATCGTGGGCCGATTTGTGGCCCATCTCAAGACCGGGATATAA
- the elyC gene encoding envelope biogenesis factor ElyC has translation MFLLKKIISQLLLPLPLCLEISLTGLFLLYFTRRQRLGKTLISIGLITLTLLSYGFISDRLLHPLENKYKTYVTEGAADGPKYPVRFVVVLGGGHTSDPKLPMTSQIDDSSLVRLAEGIRIYRKQPGSKLVLSGGRVFDPVPNAEVMAGIARELGVDRNDIIVESRPKDTHDEACIMKSIVGSAPFVLVTSASHMPRAMALFKKLGMNPIPAPTRHRVKSNQALSPGSFFPHTDNLRKSETAVYEYLGIAWTKLRGQI, from the coding sequence ATGTTTCTGCTAAAAAAAATAATCTCTCAACTTTTGCTCCCGCTACCCTTGTGCCTTGAAATTTCCCTTACAGGATTATTCCTGCTGTACTTCACGCGAAGACAAAGGCTGGGCAAGACACTTATATCTATCGGCTTAATTACCCTGACGCTTTTAAGCTATGGATTTATATCTGACCGGCTACTGCATCCCCTCGAAAACAAATACAAGACTTATGTTACTGAAGGTGCGGCGGATGGGCCTAAATATCCGGTAAGGTTTGTTGTCGTCCTGGGCGGAGGGCATACCTCGGACCCAAAACTTCCTATGACCAGTCAGATAGATGATTCTTCCCTGGTTCGTCTGGCAGAGGGAATTCGAATTTACCGGAAGCAACCGGGCAGTAAGCTTGTTTTGTCCGGCGGAAGGGTGTTTGACCCGGTTCCTAATGCCGAGGTTATGGCCGGTATTGCCAGGGAACTTGGTGTTGATAGGAACGATATAATTGTCGAAAGCAGGCCCAAAGATACGCACGATGAGGCCTGCATCATGAAGTCTATAGTCGGCAGCGCCCCCTTTGTTCTAGTGACCTCAGCCTCCCACATGCCGCGGGCCATGGCCCTGTTCAAAAAGCTAGGGATGAATCCGATTCCTGCCCCTACCAGACATCGGGTCAAGAGTAACCAGGCGTTAAGCCCTGGTTCGTTCTTTCCCCATACGGATAACCTCCGTAAGTCGGAAACGGCTGTTTACGAATATTTAGGGATAGCCTGGACCAAACTTAGAGGACAAATATAA
- a CDS encoding metal ABC transporter permease — translation MTMESFFATIYSLLDTALPFAWAASLFMKRAFLEIMLITPLCAIVGIQVVNYRMAFFSDAISHSAFAGIALGLLLNINPLLTMVVFGVLVALGIAKFKTRSDLPMDTIIGVFFAATIALGIAIISTRKGLSQTLSPFLFGDVLTIAEVEIAITFALFAVVLIFIALSYNRLLLTGINEPLARSQDIPVKIYNYIFAIILAVVVTVGIRTIGMLLITALLIVPPASARNVSRNVRQMFWYSLVFAWVSGIAGLVISFYTDMATGASIILTASLCFLLTFIISLVRR, via the coding sequence ATGACTATGGAATCTTTCTTCGCCACAATCTACAGCCTTCTGGACACCGCTCTCCCCTTCGCCTGGGCCGCTTCTCTCTTTATGAAAAGGGCCTTTCTGGAAATCATGCTCATAACCCCGCTCTGCGCCATCGTCGGCATACAGGTGGTAAATTACCGTATGGCCTTTTTCAGTGATGCCATCTCTCATTCGGCCTTTGCCGGTATCGCCCTCGGCCTGCTTTTAAACATAAATCCGCTCCTGACCATGGTCGTATTCGGGGTCCTGGTAGCCCTGGGCATCGCCAAGTTTAAAACCCGGTCCGATCTCCCTATGGACACCATAATCGGCGTCTTTTTTGCCGCCACCATCGCCCTGGGTATCGCCATAATCAGCACTCGCAAAGGTCTCTCCCAGACTCTTTCCCCTTTCCTCTTCGGTGACGTCCTCACCATAGCAGAAGTGGAGATAGCCATCACCTTCGCCCTGTTCGCAGTCGTTCTTATCTTCATAGCCCTTAGCTATAACCGCCTCCTACTCACCGGGATCAACGAACCATTGGCGCGCTCACAAGACATCCCGGTCAAGATCTATAACTACATTTTTGCCATAATCCTGGCCGTAGTGGTAACCGTGGGTATAAGAACTATCGGCATGCTGCTTATCACCGCGCTCCTTATTGTCCCCCCGGCCAGCGCCCGGAATGTCAGCCGGAACGTCCGCCAGATGTTCTGGTATTCTCTGGTTTTTGCCTGGGTATCCGGTATCGCCGGGCTGGTAATCTCCTTCTACACCGATATGGCCACCGGCGCATCGATCATCCTCACGGCATCGCTCTGCTTTTTACTCACCTTTATAATCAGCCTGGTAAGAAGATAA
- a CDS encoding metal ABC transporter ATP-binding protein, with product MANTAIELVNVSVTVNRVSLLKNVSAGIPKGKITALIGPNGAGKTTLILAVLGVIPHEGEIFFLRDGRQETTRPRIGYVPQRLDFDRGLPLTVLDFLTLSSQRRPLWLGYQQAKRDKALEALREIGVEHLRERQIGRLSGGELQRVMLAMAISRDPEILLLDEPAAGVDVSGEVLFCEFMTRVQREGRLTMVIVSHDLSVVTGHAEHVICLNRTVQCQGGAPEVLTPENIMAVYGPHAGLYRHGQDTRPGASATCIHPLHHK from the coding sequence ATGGCCAACACAGCTATCGAACTTGTAAATGTAAGCGTAACTGTAAATCGTGTGTCTCTTCTGAAGAATGTCAGCGCCGGCATCCCTAAGGGCAAAATTACGGCCCTGATCGGCCCCAACGGCGCCGGGAAGACTACTCTGATACTGGCCGTCCTCGGTGTCATCCCGCATGAAGGGGAGATATTCTTTCTCCGGGACGGCCGGCAGGAAACAACCAGACCCCGCATCGGTTACGTCCCGCAGCGCCTGGATTTTGATCGCGGGTTGCCGCTCACCGTCCTCGATTTTCTCACCCTTTCTTCCCAGCGCCGCCCCCTCTGGCTGGGCTACCAACAAGCAAAAAGAGACAAGGCCCTGGAAGCCCTCCGGGAGATCGGTGTGGAACACTTGCGCGAGCGTCAGATCGGACGGCTATCCGGCGGAGAACTGCAGCGGGTTATGCTGGCCATGGCTATCTCGCGGGATCCGGAAATCCTGCTTCTGGACGAACCGGCCGCGGGGGTCGATGTCTCAGGAGAAGTCCTGTTCTGTGAATTTATGACCCGGGTGCAGAGGGAAGGCCGTTTAACCATGGTGATTGTCTCGCATGATCTCTCCGTAGTAACCGGCCATGCCGAACACGTCATCTGTCTTAACCGGACCGTCCAGTGCCAGGGGGGAGCGCCGGAAGTTTTGACACCGGAAAATATCATGGCCGTCTATGGCCCCCACGCCGGCCTGTACCGGCACGGCCAGGATACACGCCCCGGCGCATCTGCGACCTGTATCCATCCCTTGCACCATAAGTAA
- a CDS encoding metal ABC transporter substrate-binding protein — MRKLISLAVCFIISLVLCVCPMPAHAASSQGKNDLRILASFLPIYIFTNNVVQGIPGVSVELMLPPGTGCPHDYTLTPGDLKKIAASSVLVINGLGIEEFAGRPVQAANPDIKIIDASRGITPLEAKEGHSHHGHEHHPGRINAHVWTSPALAAVQVRNIAEALSAIDPKHSVLYRKNAANFTARLEKLISGVKDTAGNLKKRTVVAFHNVFDYLARDLGLTVVAYIEEDPGQPPSAGKLNKLIQTIQKEKVAAIFAEPQYPPRLAQVLSRETGVPFYVLDPVTTAQGTIGLDYYEKVMHANLAIIQKALAGELTDGQHSYRTCKCKRNCKSCVSSEECQRRHP; from the coding sequence ATGCGTAAACTAATTTCGCTCGCTGTTTGCTTCATTATTTCGTTAGTCCTGTGTGTATGTCCGATGCCGGCCCATGCCGCCTCATCGCAAGGGAAAAATGACCTCCGTATCCTCGCATCTTTTCTGCCCATCTATATCTTTACAAATAATGTAGTCCAGGGAATTCCGGGAGTATCTGTCGAACTCATGCTCCCTCCGGGCACGGGTTGTCCGCATGACTATACCTTGACACCAGGCGACTTGAAGAAGATCGCTGCCTCCTCCGTTCTGGTCATAAACGGTCTCGGTATAGAAGAATTTGCCGGCCGCCCTGTTCAAGCAGCAAACCCTGATATTAAAATCATAGATGCTTCAAGAGGGATTACACCTCTGGAAGCGAAAGAAGGCCACAGTCACCATGGCCATGAACATCATCCCGGCCGGATCAATGCCCACGTATGGACCAGCCCGGCTCTGGCCGCGGTTCAAGTTAGAAATATTGCTGAGGCTCTTTCCGCCATAGACCCGAAACATTCTGTACTCTACCGCAAAAACGCCGCAAATTTTACGGCACGGCTGGAAAAACTCATCTCCGGGGTCAAAGACACCGCCGGTAACCTCAAGAAACGAACGGTGGTTGCCTTCCATAACGTTTTTGATTACCTGGCTCGCGACCTTGGCCTTACGGTAGTCGCTTATATCGAAGAAGATCCCGGCCAACCGCCATCTGCCGGGAAATTGAACAAATTAATCCAGACCATACAAAAAGAGAAGGTTGCCGCCATTTTTGCCGAACCCCAGTATCCGCCCCGCCTGGCCCAGGTCTTGAGCCGTGAAACCGGGGTCCCATTTTACGTCTTAGACCCGGTAACCACTGCTCAAGGAACTATCGGGCTTGACTACTATGAAAAGGTCATGCACGCAAACCTTGCTATCATACAAAAAGCCCTGGCAGGAGAATTAACTGATGGCCAACACAGCTATCGAACTTGTAAATGTAAGCGTAACTGTAAATCGTGTGTCTCTTCTGAAGAATGTCAGCGCCGGCATCCCTAA
- a CDS encoding Fur family transcriptional regulator has protein sequence MVCIFVIVLFMDIVNHLRRHKKSLTRARAEIWRILTQSEKPLSPKEIHRRLTDHKVDLATVYRNLRALKDVGLVREIDLREAFKRYEAILPGRHVHHIMCQVCGRIEKVRHCVVQDMANAIQKESGFTLEDHYLECFGICPNCQGI, from the coding sequence ATGGTTTGCATTTTTGTTATTGTATTATTTATGGACATAGTAAACCATCTGCGCAGACACAAAAAATCTCTCACCCGGGCACGCGCTGAGATATGGCGCATACTGACCCAAAGCGAAAAGCCCTTAAGCCCGAAGGAGATACACCGGCGACTTACAGACCATAAGGTCGATCTGGCTACTGTCTATCGCAACCTGCGCGCCCTGAAGGACGTTGGCCTGGTGAGGGAGATCGATTTAAGAGAGGCTTTCAAACGCTACGAAGCTATATTACCCGGCCGGCATGTGCACCATATCATGTGCCAGGTCTGCGGCCGGATAGAAAAAGTGCGCCATTGTGTGGTGCAGGATATGGCTAATGCCATTCAAAAAGAATCAGGGTTTACTCTGGAAGACCACTATCTGGAATGCTTCGGCATTTGTCCGAATTGTCAGGGGATCTAA